The region GAGGCATATAATTTTGTGACTTGAATAAGGCTAAGTAAGGTAATAAGTAATAGTGAGGTGATGATGAGTGCAATTAAATGTTCAAGCAATAGAAATCCTTTTGAATTAAGCTTACAAACAAAGTGTTTTTTCATAAGTTGCTCCTAAGGGATAATGGGCACAAACTTGATGGGGTGAAAAGGTTATTTTATAAGGAAGCTGGGAGTCAAAATATAGGGTGTCTGGAAATGTTTTTTGTTGATATAAAAGTTCATCTTTAAGTTGATAGATTTGATTGAAAATAAGTTGTTCTTGAGTGAGTTGATGACGGGCCATTAAAAGATTCGGAAGCATTTGAAGCAAGGTGCTCAACACGACACCCAAAATAATCAAACTGATTAAGCACTCATATAAAATAAATCCTGATTCACGCTTAAGTTTCATCTAATATCTACACCTCCTGCGCCGATTGAAAAGACAATCGATTTTTTGAAATGACGACTATTGACGACAATGGTTTGACCTTTATCAATATGACCAAAAATATTGAATGATAAGGTGATAATGGATTCAGAAGCATTAAGGCTGACACCTGGAGGCAAATAGCGACGAAAATAGATCGTTTTTTCATCGGTGGAAGAAACATCATAGTAACCTTGTTGTCGATAAATTTTTAGTTGGATGAGCTGTGATGATTTTGGCATCATGTTCGCTTGACGAATATAAGCGAGATCCGCTTGGATGGTGGCTAACGTTTGATTCAGATTAATGTAATCATAGAGTTTCATGAAAGAGGTTGAAGTCGCTAAAATAAGGATACTCGTAATAGAAAGCGCGATGAGTGCTTCAATTAAGGTGAAACCTTTTTGATTTTTAAGCATCGCTATCTACTATTCAATACCATCGTTAGTATCCACAAGAGAATCACTAGTACAAAGTTTTTGAATTATTTTAGGATCTTCACTTACTGTAGGTTCTCCAATAAATGAATTTGCTGTGTTTTGGGCTACAATAGATGCTTTGTAAGCAACACATCCATCTTCATTGGCCTTTGTAATGTATTTAGCTGCATTTGGAATAATGAGTAGGGTTAGAATACTTACCACTATTAAAACAATCATCATTTCAATTAGGGTAAATCCTTTTTGGTTTAATTTTTTCATTGTTGTTCCTCCTAGAGTTTTTAGATGATGTCAATCATTTGAAAGACGGGTTGTAAGATACTTAAGTAGATCAAGATGATGATAATGCCAATGAGCATTAACAGACTGAATTGAAGAATTTTGAAGCTTTGACTTAGCAAGGCAGATAACTGTTTGAATTCTGAGTGAGAGTAGTAAGCAAGCTCAGCTTGAATACTTCCAAGGGTTAGGGCATGAGCCATCGTGAGCCTGAAGTAGGGGGTAAAATACGGAGATTGATGGAAGGCAAGTTCTAGTGGTGTTCCAGCTTCAAGGGTTTGATTGAATTCTTTGATGATGAGTTTGATAAAGGGGATGGTTTCAAATTTTAGCATCATCTCAAGACTTTCTTTTAAGGATAAGCCACAGGTTAAGAAGATAAGCCATTGACTGCTAAAATAGTAGCTAAAGATTTTTTGCATGAGAGAACGTAATAAGGGGAGTTTAAATAACCATTGTTTGACGTGGGCTTGAAAGGGGATAGACCGCCATTTCAAAATGAGGGTCATGAGGATGGTTAGTAAAGCGATGACTCCGATCAAGCATCCAATGATGATAAAGATCGTTTGCAAGAAGTCAGTATTGCCGGATAAATTGAAACTATCGTAAAAGCTTTGAATTTTTGGCATGAAGAGAATAAACACGGCGATTAAAATGAGACTCATGAGGCCAAATAAGGTGAGGGGATAGCGAATTTTTTTAGAGAGGTCTGACCGATTTTTAAGATGGAAGTCACTATAATCAGCGGCCTTTTGTAAGCCTTGTAGTAAGGCTCCTGCTTGCTCACTACTACGAATCATGTAAATAATCCGATGTTCGAAGTGGCACTCTTCTAAGGTGTCGGCAAAGTTTTGACCTTGTAAGCAGGCAATAATCATAGGATCAACGGCTTGTTTTTTAAATAGAGTTTTCATGATAGCAAGGGCATCGGCAATCGAGAAGCCATTTTCTAACAGTTGACTAAAGCGGGATAAAAATTTTTGTTGCATACTTAAGTTCCAATATGATTTTAGGCTCTTTGTTGTTGGCATTGTGAAAACTCCTCATCTAGTGTGAGATAGGATGGTTGAACTGGACTTCCTTCATTTAAATGATGGAATAAGACGTCAAGATGATCATCAAAACAAAGTTCAAAAAGAGCCTTTTGTTCATCATCAAATTTAATGAGACGCTGATTCGCTACACCAATGACTCCTTGTTCTAGTTCTTGAAGAGTAATGCCTAAATCAAGTAGACGGTTAATCGTTCCGAGCACATTTTTAGCATGCACCGTGGAAATCACCAAATGACCCGTAAAAGCGGCACGTAGAGCCTGTCTCGCTGTTTGACTGTCTCGAATTTCACCAATGATAATAACATCGGGATCATGACGTAAAATCTCTTTAATCCCAACATCATACGTCATGCCCATTGTTTCATTCACTTGCATCTGAATGATGTCTGGCTGCTGATATTCGACTGGATCCTCAATGGTTACAATACTTTTTCCAAGCTCTTGCTTCAAATAATCAATTAGCGCATAAGTCGTTGTTGTTTTGCCAGAACCAGTCGGACCACTAATTAGCAAAAGTCCTGCTTGTTTCGTCGCCATCTGCTGAAGCGCGGCTACATTTCGATAAAAATACGGAATCTCATGAAGTTGCTTTTGGTGTGTGTGATTAATCAGCCGCAACACAAGGCTTTGATAGTGTTGAGTGGGAAGAATGGAGACCCGACAATAATAGGTAAGTTCTTGATTTTGAAGCCTCAAGAGACCTGATTGAGGTTGTTTGGGGTGCATGAGTGAGAGTGAGGCTTGGAATTTAATATAGGCTAATAGACTTTCATATTGAGTGATTAAAAGTTCTTCGTATGGGACCATAAACGCTCCGACTCGAAATTCGATGCACATCTTTTCATTCTTCATGACAAAGTGAATGTCACTCGCTTTTAATTCGTGAGCACGTTCTAAGATAGCTAAAAGTTTGGATTGAATTGGCATTGATCTTCACCTCCTGACATATATTACGCTTGAAACTTTAGGTTTCTTTTTTTTGTTTGAAAAAGATGAACGGGGTAGATACCGTTTCACGCCAACGAAATGTGATTATACTATAGTAACGAAATTTTATTAAAATAGGTGAACAGATATGAACAATAAAATAACAGAAGATAAAATGTTACAGGTTTTAGATACTTGTTATGAAAAAGCTATTCAAGGGCTACCAGGTTTTGAAACTGCTCAAGAACTTGGAGATAAATATTTAGAAAAATATCAAGATGTTGAGAAAGCCATTGATAAATTTATCGCTTTTCAAGAAGCGAAATGTATGACAAGTGGATTTATAACTGGATTGGGAGGAGTGTTAACTTTGCCGGTTGCTATCCCTGCCAATGTAGCATCGGTTTTATATGTTCAAATTCGAATGATTGCTGCTATTGCCCATATGAGAGGATATGATGTGTTAGATGACCAAGTTAAAACATTTATTTATGTGGCGTTAACTGGGAATTCTGCAGGAGAAATTTTAAAACAAAGTGGCATTCAAATTGGTGTCAAAATGGGGACATCTTTAGTAAAAAAAATCCCAGGTAAAGTGTTAACTAAAATTAATCAAAAAGTCGGATTTCGATTATTGACCAAAATGGGGAAAACAGGTGCAATTAATTTAATTAAATTAGTTCCGATTACAGGTGGAATTGTGGGAGGAGGTTTTGATTTGATTAGTACAGCTACAATTGCTAAAACAGCTAAAAAAATTTTTGTCTAAAACTTCATC is a window of Turicibacter sanguinis DNA encoding:
- a CDS encoding type II secretion system protein gives rise to the protein MKLKRESGFILYECLISLIILGVVLSTLLQMLPNLLMARHQLTQEQLIFNQIYQLKDELLYQQKTFPDTLYFDSQLPYKITFSPHQVCAHYPLGATYEKTLCL
- a CDS encoding type II secretion system protein; its protein translation is MLKNQKGFTLIEALIALSITSILILATSTSFMKLYDYINLNQTLATIQADLAYIRQANMMPKSSQLIQLKIYRQQGYYDVSSTDEKTIYFRRYLPPGVSLNASESIITLSFNIFGHIDKGQTIVVNSRHFKKSIVFSIGAGGVDIR
- a CDS encoding prepilin-type N-terminal cleavage/methylation domain-containing protein is translated as MKKLNQKGFTLIEMMIVLIVVSILTLLIIPNAAKYITKANEDGCVAYKASIVAQNTANSFIGEPTVSEDPKIIQKLCTSDSLVDTNDGIE
- a CDS encoding type II secretion system F family protein; amino-acid sequence: MPTTKSLKSYWNLSMQQKFLSRFSQLLENGFSIADALAIMKTLFKKQAVDPMIIACLQGQNFADTLEECHFEHRIIYMIRSSEQAGALLQGLQKAADYSDFHLKNRSDLSKKIRYPLTLFGLMSLILIAVFILFMPKIQSFYDSFNLSGNTDFLQTIFIIIGCLIGVIALLTILMTLILKWRSIPFQAHVKQWLFKLPLLRSLMQKIFSYYFSSQWLIFLTCGLSLKESLEMMLKFETIPFIKLIIKEFNQTLEAGTPLELAFHQSPYFTPYFRLTMAHALTLGSIQAELAYYSHSEFKQLSALLSQSFKILQFSLLMLIGIIIILIYLSILQPVFQMIDII
- the comGA gene encoding competence type IV pilus ATPase ComGA; translation: MPIQSKLLAILERAHELKASDIHFVMKNEKMCIEFRVGAFMVPYEELLITQYESLLAYIKFQASLSLMHPKQPQSGLLRLQNQELTYYCRVSILPTQHYQSLVLRLINHTHQKQLHEIPYFYRNVAALQQMATKQAGLLLISGPTGSGKTTTTYALIDYLKQELGKSIVTIEDPVEYQQPDIIQMQVNETMGMTYDVGIKEILRHDPDVIIIGEIRDSQTARQALRAAFTGHLVISTVHAKNVLGTINRLLDLGITLQELEQGVIGVANQRLIKFDDEQKALFELCFDDHLDVLFHHLNEGSPVQPSYLTLDEEFSQCQQQRA
- a CDS encoding EcsC family protein — its product is MNNKITEDKMLQVLDTCYEKAIQGLPGFETAQELGDKYLEKYQDVEKAIDKFIAFQEAKCMTSGFITGLGGVLTLPVAIPANVASVLYVQIRMIAAIAHMRGYDVLDDQVKTFIYVALTGNSAGEILKQSGIQIGVKMGTSLVKKIPGKVLTKINQKVGFRLLTKMGKTGAINLIKLVPITGGIVGGGFDLISTATIAKTAKKIFV